A region from the Streptomyces sp. NBC_01445 genome encodes:
- a CDS encoding SMI1/KNR4 family protein translates to MIAVDALVRLCPPPVNPPPAVDWAQAERALGAALPADYKQLVEIYGDGIFDETIWLLVPDSAYDDCDLHAQMTERDEVLADLWEFEDKPAGLQEAGARVLPWAFEEGTGAFLYWLARPGQRPEEWTVLYNEGRGPLWEHHDMGCLAFLLAVLTGTAETEYFGYLYEVLKPTVHRFATADQILGTAG, encoded by the coding sequence ATGATCGCCGTCGATGCGCTCGTCCGCCTCTGCCCTCCGCCCGTCAATCCGCCACCCGCGGTCGACTGGGCGCAAGCCGAGCGCGCCCTCGGTGCGGCTCTGCCTGCCGACTACAAGCAGCTCGTCGAGATATACGGCGACGGCATCTTCGACGAGACGATCTGGCTGCTCGTCCCCGACTCCGCCTACGACGACTGCGACCTGCACGCGCAGATGACGGAACGGGACGAGGTCCTGGCCGACCTCTGGGAGTTCGAGGACAAGCCCGCCGGCCTGCAGGAGGCGGGGGCCAGGGTCCTGCCGTGGGCATTCGAGGAGGGCACGGGGGCGTTCCTGTACTGGTTGGCGCGGCCCGGTCAGCGCCCCGAAGAGTGGACCGTGCTCTACAACGAGGGGCGCGGCCCCCTGTGGGAACACCACGACATGGGGTGCCTCGCGTTTCTGCTGGCGGTGCTGACCGGTACGGCGGAAACGGAGTACTTCGGCTACCTCTACGAAGTGCTGAAGCCGACGGTGCACCGCTTCGCGACGGCCGACCAGATCCTTGGAACGGCCGGGTAG
- a CDS encoding S66 family peptidase, with protein sequence MTDPLYPSKPRPGDLVAVLSPSSGLPGALPLPYELGLSRLQDDFRLKPVEYPTTRKMGSTPEERAADIHAAFADPDIKAVIASIGGDDQMAVLPHLDRTLLRTNPKPFFGYSDNTNLLLFLRNLGIVGYHGGTVMVEFGRPGAMHPMTADSLRAALFTSGEYELTAASTYGDVGRPWQDPRTFESEPEMEPAGGWSWHNGDRVVEGISWGGNLEIISWLLMADRAVLPVGAYAGNVLFLETSEEMPRAEEVYRILRNMGERGLLQQFPALLMGRARSWSFENQLGPQEKAHFRRQQKEAVLRAFQQYAPDAMVVFDVDLGHTDPQLVIPVGGRIRVDGPARRITVTY encoded by the coding sequence ATGACGGACCCTCTCTACCCCAGTAAGCCCCGCCCCGGAGACCTGGTCGCGGTGCTGTCCCCCTCGTCCGGTCTGCCCGGTGCCCTACCCCTGCCCTACGAGTTGGGGTTGTCCAGGCTTCAGGACGACTTCAGGTTGAAGCCCGTGGAGTATCCGACTACCCGGAAGATGGGCTCGACGCCCGAGGAGCGGGCTGCGGACATCCACGCGGCCTTCGCGGACCCTGACATCAAGGCAGTGATCGCCAGCATCGGCGGTGACGATCAGATGGCCGTCCTGCCCCACCTCGACCGCACGCTACTTCGCACCAACCCCAAGCCCTTCTTCGGCTACAGCGACAACACCAACCTGTTGTTGTTCCTGCGGAACCTGGGCATCGTCGGGTACCACGGCGGCACAGTGATGGTCGAGTTCGGGCGTCCAGGTGCGATGCACCCGATGACGGCGGATTCTCTCAGGGCGGCGTTGTTCACCTCTGGCGAGTACGAGCTCACTGCGGCAAGCACGTACGGGGACGTCGGCCGTCCCTGGCAAGACCCGCGCACCTTCGAGTCCGAGCCCGAGATGGAACCCGCTGGCGGGTGGTCCTGGCACAACGGCGACCGGGTAGTTGAAGGGATCAGCTGGGGCGGCAACCTGGAGATCATCTCCTGGCTGCTGATGGCCGACCGTGCCGTACTGCCGGTCGGGGCCTACGCCGGGAACGTGCTCTTCCTTGAGACGTCCGAGGAGATGCCGCGCGCCGAAGAGGTCTACAGGATCCTTCGGAACATGGGCGAACGCGGTCTCCTCCAGCAGTTCCCCGCGCTACTGATGGGTAGGGCCAGGAGCTGGTCGTTCGAGAACCAGCTCGGCCCACAGGAGAAGGCGCACTTCCGCCGGCAACAGAAGGAGGCCGTCCTCCGGGCCTTCCAGCAGTATGCCCCCGACGCGATGGTGGTGTTCGACGTCGACCTGGGCCACACCGACCCCCAACTCGTCATTCCCGTCGGTGGACGGATCCGGGTGGACGGCCCGGCGCGTCGGATCACGGTCACCTATTGA
- a CDS encoding aminoglycoside phosphotransferase family protein → MWLKLTPDLEIASAESEALRAWAGTPSVVQLLAEDPAVGALLLKDVKPGVPVRQLSWSLPEVAALLRELRIPSPARGQGSVLQPLAHRVDFLFELTDRRLAGAGLSEVFDPAVLNRARAAALDLASGGTVGLVHGDLHPANVLSGPGQKMVAIDPRPALGDPDFDAVDWVMAGVEELAELERRVEELAALVPGQSSGRVLAWCRAVAVMDAASRLCAGRNDAETKFLVALARG, encoded by the coding sequence GTGTGGCTGAAGCTCACCCCCGACCTCGAGATCGCCTCCGCGGAATCAGAGGCACTGCGCGCCTGGGCCGGCACGCCGTCGGTTGTCCAACTGCTGGCGGAGGATCCTGCTGTCGGGGCCCTGCTGTTGAAGGACGTGAAGCCGGGAGTCCCGGTGAGGCAGCTCAGCTGGAGTCTTCCGGAGGTCGCAGCCCTGCTGCGGGAACTGCGCATTCCTTCCCCTGCTCGCGGTCAAGGTTCTGTGCTGCAGCCGCTTGCGCACCGAGTGGACTTCCTCTTCGAGCTGACCGACCGCCGGCTGGCGGGTGCCGGTCTGAGCGAAGTGTTTGACCCGGCGGTGCTCAACCGGGCTCGCGCAGCCGCCCTGGATCTCGCCAGCGGCGGCACGGTGGGACTCGTGCACGGTGATCTTCATCCGGCCAACGTGCTGTCCGGGCCCGGGCAGAAGATGGTCGCGATCGATCCCCGGCCTGCGCTCGGTGACCCTGATTTCGACGCTGTGGACTGGGTGATGGCGGGAGTGGAGGAACTCGCCGAGCTGGAGCGGAGGGTCGAGGAATTGGCGGCGCTGGTTCCCGGCCAGTCTTCCGGTCGCGTACTGGCCTGGTGCCGCGCTGTTGCTGTCATGGATGCGGCCTCCAGGCTCTGCGCGGGTCGGAACGACGCCGAGACCAAATTCCTCGTGGCGCTGGCTCGCGGCTGA
- a CDS encoding DUF6281 family protein yields the protein MAGKRTADRTASAGAAGLASVRAVLAATLISLSVACAGTGTTQSGADGSCAALLVYRGHTYLGHGLYPDDEGDGVGVTAGRRLGTGTTPGCDDTPNDEDQEVPSRPVPVYAIEGVDPVHAVTVDHPAGGTLYIERNSEKTLPELRKLIEARELDPSPKAATK from the coding sequence ATGGCGGGCAAGCGGACGGCCGATAGAACGGCGAGCGCGGGGGCGGCTGGATTGGCGAGCGTACGGGCGGTGCTCGCGGCCACCCTGATTAGCCTGTCCGTGGCCTGCGCGGGGACGGGCACCACGCAAAGCGGGGCGGATGGTTCCTGCGCGGCCCTGCTCGTGTACCGGGGCCACACCTACCTGGGGCACGGGCTTTATCCCGATGACGAAGGCGACGGCGTCGGCGTCACGGCGGGCAGACGGCTCGGCACGGGCACCACACCCGGGTGCGACGACACTCCGAACGATGAGGACCAGGAAGTGCCTTCGAGGCCGGTACCCGTGTACGCGATCGAAGGCGTGGACCCCGTCCACGCCGTAACCGTGGACCATCCGGCCGGCGGCACTCTCTACATCGAGCGGAACTCGGAGAAGACCCTGCCGGAGCTGAGGAAACTGATCGAGGCGCGGGAGCTGGACCCGTCGCCGAAGGCGGCTACCAAGTGA
- a CDS encoding helix-turn-helix transcriptional regulator, whose amino-acid sequence MDNREEVREFLTSRRAKITPDQAGLPTGSRRRVPGLRRSEVAALADMSVEYYSKLERGNLAGVSPAVLEALARALQLDDAERAHLLHLAQAADGSDALTRPRRRAATRQWTPHRSLQWTLDAITAGPAFVRNGRMDILAANQLFRAFYTDLYTAPGNQQNLARFTFLDPAARHFYPDWDAFADITVAIVRAEAGRNPHDKELHDLVGELCTRSDEFRTRWGAHNVRHHGTGTKHFHHHAVGDLSLAFEGLEMAAAPGLTLTIYTTEPGSPSEEGLCLLATWAATQEADPDTERSATS is encoded by the coding sequence ATGGACAACCGTGAGGAGGTCCGCGAGTTCCTCACCTCGCGGCGCGCAAAGATCACCCCCGACCAGGCCGGACTACCCACCGGATCCCGCCGCCGTGTGCCGGGCCTGCGTCGCAGCGAGGTCGCGGCCCTCGCCGACATGAGCGTCGAGTACTACTCCAAACTGGAGCGCGGCAACCTCGCCGGAGTCTCCCCGGCCGTCCTCGAAGCCCTCGCCCGCGCCCTGCAGCTCGATGACGCCGAACGCGCCCACCTGCTGCACCTGGCCCAGGCCGCCGACGGCTCCGACGCCCTCACCCGCCCCCGCCGCCGTGCCGCCACCCGGCAGTGGACCCCGCACCGCAGCCTGCAATGGACCCTGGACGCGATCACCGCCGGACCGGCGTTCGTCCGCAACGGGCGCATGGACATCCTTGCCGCCAACCAGCTCTTCCGCGCCTTCTACACCGACCTCTACACCGCGCCAGGCAACCAGCAGAACCTGGCCCGCTTCACCTTCCTCGACCCCGCCGCCCGCCACTTCTACCCGGACTGGGATGCCTTCGCCGACATCACCGTCGCCATTGTGCGTGCGGAAGCCGGCCGCAATCCGCACGACAAGGAGCTGCACGATCTGGTCGGGGAGCTGTGCACCCGCAGTGACGAGTTCCGTACCCGTTGGGGTGCGCACAACGTCCGCCACCACGGCACCGGCACCAAGCACTTCCACCACCACGCCGTCGGCGACCTCTCCCTCGCATTCGAGGGCCTGGAGATGGCCGCCGCACCCGGCCTCACCCTCACCATCTACACCACCGAGCCTGGCTCACCCTCCGAAGAGGGACTGTGCCTGCTCGCCACCTGGGCCGCCACCCAGGAAGCCGACCCGGACACGGAACGGTCGGCGACCAGCTGA